The Ciona intestinalis unplaced genomic scaffold, KH HT001231.1, whole genome shotgun sequence sequence TTGTgatcaaacaataaaaattgaccaaacaaaaagttgtaataaaacaaataactaaaatttaaaaatcaataaaaatctGAACCTTGCATCGCTTACACAtaagataaaacaaataaagtatatttaacaaataacatctTGATAAAACAAAGATAATGTACCGACCTTTCCCCCGTTCCCTTCCCTATTTCCTCCCCTTTAAAATGAACGGTCACCACATATTTCCTCGAGTGCGAGGGACCTGGAAGGTGGGTGGGAGTTATTCTACTAATGCTTGTGTGCTTATTTTTGTGGATGTATATAACAATAGACTAAGGTAGTGCTGGATTAGGTTTTTTATAATAAGAACAAAGTATGAGACTTGTTTTAACAGTGAGAATGAGATTTACAAAACTCGACaacgagcatgaggtgtatgaatacaccatgtgtgcctggtgtataggaagacacccatgttataacttgacagtgagcatgaggggTTTAAatactcgacagcgagcatgaggtattaCCAGTTTGATGAGATATTTCATAAGTCGGCAACTGAGGTTCTTTTCCTTCTTGTCGTAAAGTAAGACAACATTGTTGCAAACATGATTTTGGATCGTTCCATTCCTGGGTTAAGATGAATTCCTACAAACACAGGTGTCGGTAGTTagtaacaattaaaataaaagattggGTAATATTTCCTTGGAAAGAgatattaaacaactttttgaatttttttgggaAATCCCACTTTGAAGCCTGATGAGCAAGATATACCCAGCGTTAGTAACTCGTGGAACAGGCTTGTACGAGTTGTGGAAAACTGAGTATTTTTAGCATGGATAAGAGGGGGCAATTCGAACCGCAATATTGTATGCAATTTTCATTTCCATTTCAAACCTTTAGTCTTGGaaagaaacaaattttcataaaTGTTTTGACGTATTTTAACCCTTTATCGATAAACAACGCAGCAACGAACGCTTCTAAAAGGTCGGCGAGATTCTTTTCTCGCCACTCAGGAACTCTCtctgttaaaaacaaagtaaatgttTATAAGCAACCCATTGCATGGTAGGAAGGCTCAAGAGTTATTGCATGGCTGTTTCATTCCACACAGCAGTATTATCATGCACATTTTgcctgtttacaagttaccacatatgtaacttaatggTCCTCTCGTGGTGGGgcaagacagtcgttataacacaggtgttctgtttcatgcacacTGTGCCTGCTTGTGAGTTATTTACtacataactttgtgggtaattggtTAGATTCACAGAACTTATTACTCATATACATACACCTTCACCGCCattaagatgggacatcgttTAACACAGAAATCCCATATCTTACTCATCcaacacaacaaaaattgGGCAAACAAactctattaaaaaaaaataaataaacactttaacACAAACCTGTACTGTCGTTATCCAGCGTACAAATCACATATTCCGGCATTCCCAGCTCTGTTGCTACAAGTGATTGTGTTCGGCCGTTAACAACAGTCGCTCGCAACAGTGTAAGATGACCTGTGGTGTATtcttgttaaatatatatataagatataaatGTGATTTGTTAAATACAGTACcgtggaagaagatgggacacctttaaaacataatattcaaatattatgatcgtgttttaaacaattaacaacagtctgtaAGAGTCTTAAGGAtccggttttataactctttaaatgttctttgtttactaccaaatgggacgagaaaacagaatgaaaaggtgtcccatcttcccccactttaccatacaatgtaatattttacaaaaaaactgcaaatgTAAAGTCTGCAACGTTTTAACGAAATGATGAAATGCGATATAGGTAATTTGTATTATACTTAATTTCATCTTGTATTTTGaagataatatataacatttttttaaatattgtaagaTATCTATTATTAGTGTtgccaaatttattttttagtgttgccaaatttattttttagtgttgccaaatttattttttaaggttgccaaatttattttttagtgttgccaaatttatttttagtgttgccaaatttatttttagtgttgCCAAACGTAATATAGACCCTACCTTCATGATGAGTTGGGTAAAGTTTGAACAAATAAGCTGATGCCACGAGGTTACAAACTGAATCACCAAGAAACTCCAATCTTTGATTGTGGCCactgaaaacaaagaaaataataatttagcttcaaaaatacaattaaatcGACTTTGGCTTGTTACATATTctggaaaaacaaaataatttatctctaaaaaatacaattgaaTCGACTTTAGCTAGTTATGTATTTCTTAGTGTTTGATCATTTAAAGTGCACGAATTACTCACTACCtgatttaacaactgttgtttagcAGCTTGATCccatttctttgttgttttaattaaatcctATTTTTATCACCATATTCaacaatatataatgtatttaaaaacataaaaattcaTAGAAACTACAGTTATAACTCACTGTGTGAGTATGTTCTCATGTACGTTTCTCCAAGTGAAAGCTTTCGCAAGTAACCTGAAGAAATGATATTTATTCAGTCTGTTTAGTCAGGAAGAGTGAAAAGTTTACAAGAGCGATAAATTAACAATATCAAAACGTTTAAAAGAGCgataagttaaaaacatacaacCCAACCTGATATGATTAAACTTCACTCCGATCGAATCTTCAAACTTCGTTAACTTCTGGAGGATCGGGACGTCCTTGATGCAGCGTCGGTCACTAACGGGCTCTTCTTCCTGGTAAAGCTAACACTAGAAGGCGATATAGTGCACCAGTAATGTCAATAAATTGGGCACACTGTAAAAGGCCAACGTAGAAAAGTCTCGTTGCATGGCAGActaaaataatacttttttttatttcgaagaaaaaacagtgtaaaacattttgaaaagcaagtatttattaaaactattttttgggGGCAATAGATcagatatttaaattaaaaaacattccagttataagatttctattttacacgatttcattaaatttttatgaaCCTGAAGCTGATGTAACGGTAAACTTCTCCAAACTCTTTGCAAAGCTTCAGTTTCCCATAAAAACTCCCCAAACAACCTTTGAGCTCGTTCCAACCCAGCTTCCATGTATATTGCACctgttttgaacatttaacattactatttgttgaataaataaccaataataaacttttttttcaccaaAGGTGAATGAAAAAGTTTCGACAAGGAAAATGAATGTAAACGACTTAATATAAAGGTATTACAACTTACAAGCTACTTTTACCCAATAGTActaataacaactgtcattttgctgtaTTACATATTTGTGTATGTGTTTAGGGACAAGAtgcttaacggtaattgcttcaaccaagtggCTAATAATGGGTTGACTAAACTGTCTGttatcaaaaaaaacatttaccagCAAAGTTACGTATGTGGTATTTCTAGACCGGCAAGATATACAGCAGCGAATGCTCATAAGCTACTTTACACATGATGAAtagcatattttaaattacaacttACCCATAAGAGCTTCAAAACAATTAGCCATAGCATGGCGTAGATCAGCTTTTCTACAAAGGTCGGGTCCATGAGCATACAACATGAACTCATCTAATTGTAGCCTCTGTGAATTGTTTGGACACTTGTTTACACGAGGACATGGTAAACACTATGCAGGCTTAAACAACGTTATTCATATATCTTATATACCAAAGAACGTTCATTGTTGATTGTATttaactgcctcagtggggtctagaaaGCAGCACCCTGGGTGTATGCAGTTATAGGTTTTGTTGGAATAATGGGACAATAGATATAAACCCCAGGTCGCATTAAAGACATTGTGATTATCCAAAGTTATCTTAACATGGACATGGCTCATGTCACATCACAGTGCCAACATCAACTCGATACAAATCGTTACAACCTCTGCCAGTAGCGCGAGATGTTGATTGTTCACAAGCACGGTCCGAAAAGTTGTGAGTGCTCCTTCTGATAGATCGGGGAAGAGAAGGAAAAGATGAACGCTCGTGAAATATCCAACAACGGCATCTCCAAGAAACTCTAAACGTTCGTTGTGTTCGATTGGGGATAAAACCGGCCTCTGTTGCCCAAGGCGTGCCATAATTCGAATTAAGGTTGTGATTCCGCGTTTTCTTGTGTATCTGGTAGAAGGTAATTGATTCAAATACCTATTACTAatttttgtagtttgtttttaaagttttgaaaaactttgtaactttttggtgTGAAGGGTGTCAACAATCCTTTTAGGTGTAATGCCTGTTACCAAGTCAAcaactttacatttttataaatattttttgtgccTGCCAAATGCATTGAGCAAGCTACAATACCATAAGTAACTACAATACAATGTGTTCGACTacattatttttgtgttttacttcAAAGAAGCTTTAACTTTTCTTTTGCCAGCTTGTACCAGCTTTAACTTCAAGAACATTTAGattataaataagtaataacATATCAACCTAAGACAaaactatattaattaaataaaccaaataaacTTCATAGTTACTTATAATGTATTGAACTGTCCCCATATCTAGGTAATCTCAATCCACAGTTGGAAAGTGTGTTCCTAACATGATCTGGGTTCAAACCAAAGTTCATTTGACAACTTGGATGATTCATGGCGTGctgtaatgtttatatagttgTGTAAGTTGACCTTTATAGAACACAATAACAAATATGaccaataaagttaaaataggTCGGTAATGGAAAATGAACAGAGaggaaaaattatttttctctaGGGAGGGTTACCACTTTAACACATTGCAAATTATTTGTACAACCACAATTATAACATTGGGTTGTAACAGTAAAAaggtattatttatattttggctTTTTTTGCAAATCCTGAAGACTCAAACACAATAATACTAATCATGAACAAATCGGAACAGGACAGTaagaaaatatgtaaaaaaatattagaacaATAGCATTTCATTAGGGAGGGTTACCACTTGATAATTTGGGGGGCTTTTATTTCTGTTATATTatacttattatttttatattctttttatttcaatctGTAACTGTTTTTCCATGGTGTGTGGAAATACTATTTCAATAATAGCAAACAAACGTTAGGCAGGAATTGAAGACATTTAAACCAGTTAGAGTAACCTTATCTTTGTCTTacaatgaattaaaaatgattaagaCACAACATTAACAAGTCTTTTAAGGAGGTTTATTACTTTGATTTCttgtaaattaataacaatTAGCTTTTAATCCACAGTTACAGTAATGTTATCTTTTACAATTCACTTACACTTAGCCACTTCCTTTCTTTAAACTCGTACCCGATCTTTTTTTCTAGAGTTCTCAAACAAAGATGATACCTATGACATCAAAATCAATACATTACAAGAAATATACACTGAATTTGAAACTTCAGAATATTTTCACAATGTAAATGAATTTAACATAaggttcattttttaataaagtttgagCTGAGAAGATTAAACGTTGGTTTTTAGAAGGTTTGTTTCATTGGAAATTCAGTATACGGCAGATTTTTCTCCTAGCAGAATTTTCGTTCAGTATAAAATGAACAGTTAGGTTAAATTAATGCTGAGTAAGGTTAATTCTTTATAGTTTAAGAATCAAAGAATGACTAAGCAAACCTTAAATGATGACTCAGCACTGGAAGCAACATAGCATGTTGGCAAACATCGGATCGCAAACCAGTTCGTCGAAAACCATGGCTGCTTAACTCAACCGTGACCTCTCTCTGCATATCTTTTGCCCTGCGATGTAATAATGGGCATTGTTACAGAAGTATTGCCAAttattgttataacaacctcgtgttataacgactgtcattatccggccacgcgaggataaatcagtaaaattcattcatttattaatattccATAGTTTTATTTCTAATCGATTTAGGCGGTGTCCTTAAGCTAGAAGCCTAGAATTCAGACCAGAATTCATTTTGGATTGATTTTATAAGGTCTACAGattccaaaaaaaatgtttcaaaaatgaTTTTGCCATTTGGTGTTCAAAGGTGTGCACAAAACCTATGGGACAATtgttatgtaatttaaattgtcACGCTTTACTTTACATTActaaacttaaacattttaattaacctTTTTATCTTCTGCAGTGCATTCTCTCGTTCCCTCAATTTCTTTTTGTCGCTTTGTTTTACTTTCGGTGAGTTGGCCATTAGATGTCGCTGTTTCAAATAAGCTCGCCAAATTCTTTGGTAGCTGGATCGAGAAtaaaacaatcgttataacacgggtgttgctTCATATGCCTAGTacccacttatgagttacaatttttttcctgtttttttaccatacaTAGTATATCCATTCATTCGATATGGGGGAAGTGAGCCACTGTGTGGGagcatatatataacataaataccCTTAGGGTGGGTCTCCAGCTGAGAGAATTAAAATCAAGCATTTTTCTTAAAGACATGCTGCTCATGCTCGCTTGTGAGTcacaacatatttaaaattgtgggCGAATAAATTGTTCCCAATATTTTTGTTCGGATATATCTTACGTTGGATCACCAGCGTAACTGAGGTTAGCGGGTCGGATTCCAAAGTGGATGATCATCGGGTAACGTTCGTCCACTTGTGGGCAGTGTTGTGTAGTTGATTCAACGGGTTTTCGGTCGTAACGATCGAGTTGGTCGACTCTTAAGGAGCTCGGGCGTTTACCGGGGTGGGTGACGATTGAACCCCTGATCTGGGGGTTAATAAAGGTCAATTAAAGTTAGGTTAATAAAGGTGAATTTAATCTAGGGTTACTGCAGGTCAATGTTAGTCTGGGGTTACTAGAGgtcaatttaaatttctatatAAATTCTAAATTCTTTGTAAACTGCTTAGGCCTTGggtattaaaaacacattttaaactaccctaaaaacaaacatagtaGGAAAAAGGATAATcgtttaataaatatgatcGAAGAAGTCAAAAGagaataacattaaaaaaagaaaaatgcaaatattcaaaaaaagaaagaagggaaaatacaaatattccAAACACGAACCGCGTCTGTATGGTCCAGCCACTCGTCATGTGAACACTTCATCAACCAATCAAGGTCCTTCTCATCCACGAGGGGTTTGTCGCTATCCAACAAATATTCCAGTACTTTACATAAAGATAATATTTCTTTCCCGTTGTCTGGCAAAGAACGGACGAACCGAGGAAAAAATCtgaattttcttttgtttttagcGAGAGCTTCGGAAGGAGGGGTATCACCTTGCCAGTCATATAATTCAAGGACCTCTCTggaatagaaatcttataaatacAGATAAAGAGACTTTACTCCCTACTTCTCTAGAAGTATAATTTCTCAACTTTTGCGAAgataaatgtttcaaaaacatCGCACATTGTGTTGGTCATGTTGTACCAAAAGAtacaactttgtttaaaaaaacgctGATAATAAATATGTATGTCTCAATTCCCTACAAATGCATAGCGAATCCAGTAAAAGTTTTGGTTTCATCGCAACAAAAatagttgtcccattaccacTACATTAAATTGGTTCCTATCGTTTATACCTGAACAAATATTCttgaataaatacaatataggTCTGGGATTAAGCAGAGTCAGCCTATTACTTAATACTACATCACAACtggtaataaattccgcgaatctgatctggtgctcatatagTTAAACGATTCTTGTTTAGTGAAATATAATAAGGATCTGAATTACAGATGTGTTATATCTAAATGGCATTGGCAGTCTTTTGTTCAATTagaatatatatctttaatacaacaattggttggacttgatttttgtctgttgcATTTTcctagcaccagatccttaggACATTACAACTGGTTCTAATACCAAGTAACAAGGTTGTCTGGCCAAAATCCCAGGTCATTCATAAGGACCTCAaccacaaagaataaaaaaaataaaaaataacaaaggtTAACATCATGAATACCTGAACAAATATTCATCAAATAAATCCAATCCTCTGATACAGAAACTCTCGG is a genomic window containing:
- the LOC100184388 gene encoding ribonuclease 3 isoform X1 (The sequence of the model RefSeq protein was modified relative to this genomic sequence to represent the inferred CDS: added 68 bases not found in genome assembly), which encodes MNPPPDPNHPNNQWPQPRNMSPMGTPPISPQYPYPPMWYGYSPHPPYYPYPPPGGQYGSPYPPQNPYGPPLPTYPPMPPPPPQNRGPRYPENIDRGRPPMRDKRSDNRPRSHDDRRGTPEYVSRYSDRRGNHNNERRSSSSTRSSQSKHRHRSRERSGSRREPNRRDYQRNEHPDLKKRKSTYLSETDDITEGHCDMEEEIKNLKSSYVQSTQHGNLYKKIIDPTSTVEGMESLVNIYERFEKQLANRHRDLWERRPEPDQSTKATLDEELNLNQSTQITIEKVKKWKSDITLTRHQQVKSSTIVKKLLESSKNLNLTLGEYIDQTEPSIPNFALGKLKRAIESGVDLDTEHEGNEVDHAGELMSSIRKLKAHKDRLHEELWYNEPGQANDGPLCRCSSGSRDKGIRHNIYPGEVPTAPYDPMKNNIGKMHHYRITVGPAVNYMISQPTTIEYSGHDYMFEGFSIFSDEPLDKIPLCDIIRFHIRYTIYLIEETPPESFCIRGLDLFDEYLFREVLELYDWQGDTPPSEALAKNKRKFRFFPRFVRSLPDNGKEILSLCKVLEYLLDSDKPLVDEKDLDWLMKCSHDEWLDHTDAIRGSIVTHPGKRPSSLRVDQLDRYDRKPVESTTQHCPQVDERYPMIIHFGIRPANLSYAGDPTYQRIWRAYLKQRHLMANSPKVKQSDKKKLRERENALQKIKRAKDMQREVTVELSSHGFRRTGLRSDVCQHAMLLPVLSHHLRYHLCLRTLEKKIGYEFKERKWLSHAMNHPSCQMNFGLNPDHVRNTLSNCGLRLPRYGDSSIHYKYTRKRGITTLIRIMARLGQQRPVLSPIEHNERLEFLGDAVVGYFTSVHLFLLFPDLSEGALTTFRTVLVNNQHLALLAERLQLDEFMLYAHGPDLCRKADLRHAMANCFEALMGAIYMEAGLERAQRLFGEFLWETEALQRVWRSLPLHQLQEEEPVSDRRCIKDVPILQKLTKFEDSIGVKFNHIRLLAKAFTWRNVHENILTHGHNQRLEFLGDSVCNLVASAYLFKLYPTHHEGHLTLLRATVVNGRTQSLVATELGMPEYVICTLDNDSTERVPEWREKNLADLLEAFVAALFIDKGLKYVKTFMKICFFPRLKEFILTQEWNDPKSCLQQCCLTLRQEGKEPQLPTYEISHQTGPSHSRKYVVTVHFKGEEIGKGTGESIQRAERNAARTALNQYNFPQLEWQRRYVAEKHDLPYEPRTNLKKIDGKTDNNGDEPDHKKIKTDEPSEEEK
- the LOC100184388 gene encoding ribonuclease 3 isoform X2 (The sequence of the model RefSeq protein was modified relative to this genomic sequence to represent the inferred CDS: added 68 bases not found in genome assembly) produces the protein MNPPPDPNHPNNQWPQPRNMSPMGTPPISPQYPYPPMWYGYSPHPPYYPYPPPGGQYGSPYPPQNPYGPPLPTYPPMPPPPPQNRGPRYPENIDRGRPPMRDKRSDNRPRSHDDRRGTPEYVSRYSDRRGNHNNERRSSSSTRSSQSKHRHRSRERGSRREPNRRDYQRNEHPDLKKRKSTYLSETDDITEGHCDMEEEIKNLKSSYVQSTQHGNLYKKIIDPTSTVEGMESLVNIYERFEKQLANRHRDLWERRPEPDQSTKATLDEELNLNQSTQITIEKVKKWKSDITLTRHQQVKSSTIVKKLLESSKNLNLTLGEYIDQTEPSIPNFALGKLKRAIESGVDLDTEHEGNEVDHAGELMSSIRKLKAHKDRLHEELWYNEPGQANDGPLCRCSSGSRDKGIRHNIYPGEVPTAPYDPMKNNIGKMHHYRITVGPAVNYMISQPTTIEYSGHDYMFEGFSIFSDEPLDKIPLCDIIRFHIRYTIYLIEETPPESFCIRGLDLFDEYLFREVLELYDWQGDTPPSEALAKNKRKFRFFPRFVRSLPDNGKEILSLCKVLEYLLDSDKPLVDEKDLDWLMKCSHDEWLDHTDAIRGSIVTHPGKRPSSLRVDQLDRYDRKPVESTTQHCPQVDERYPMIIHFGIRPANLSYAGDPTYQRIWRAYLKQRHLMANSPKVKQSDKKKLRERENALQKIKRAKDMQREVTVELSSHGFRRTGLRSDVCQHAMLLPVLSHHLRYHLCLRTLEKKIGYEFKERKWLSHAMNHPSCQMNFGLNPDHVRNTLSNCGLRLPRYGDSSIHYKYTRKRGITTLIRIMARLGQQRPVLSPIEHNERLEFLGDAVVGYFTSVHLFLLFPDLSEGALTTFRTVLVNNQHLALLAERLQLDEFMLYAHGPDLCRKADLRHAMANCFEALMGAIYMEAGLERAQRLFGEFLWETEALQRVWRSLPLHQLQEEEPVSDRRCIKDVPILQKLTKFEDSIGVKFNHIRLLAKAFTWRNVHENILTHGHNQRLEFLGDSVCNLVASAYLFKLYPTHHEGHLTLLRATVVNGRTQSLVATELGMPEYVICTLDNDSTERVPEWREKNLADLLEAFVAALFIDKGLKYVKTFMKICFFPRLKEFILTQEWNDPKSCLQQCCLTLRQEGKEPQLPTYEISHQTGPSHSRKYVVTVHFKGEEIGKGTGESIQRAERNAARTALNQYNFPQLEWQRRYVAEKHDLPYEPRTNLKKIDGKTDNNGDEPDHKKIKTDEPSEEEK